From one Halosimplex rubrum genomic stretch:
- a CDS encoding NAD-dependent succinate-semialdehyde dehydrogenase, with protein sequence MEVVNPATGERIDTYEEAGDEAVERTLADAHAAFGAWRERPLAEREELIEAAAEVLRDGKREYAELMTREMGKPVAQAESEVEKCAWVCDHYAEHAHAYLEADHHPSPPGTAVKTVHEPLGVVLAVMPWNFPFWQVFRFLAPYLTAGNVGVLKHASNVPGCAEAIEDVLRQAGYPEGVFQSLLAPSDLVDDIVADDRVRAATLTGSGPAGRAVASAAGDQLKKTVLELGGSDPFVVLDDADLADAAETGAWARNLNGGQSCIAAKRFVVHTAVYDDFLDAFVDEVESLAVGDPMDEDTEVGPQARQDLLEALHEQVEASVEAGATVVTGGDPIEREGAYYPPTVLTDVPAGCPADTEELFGPVAAVYEVDGEAAAVERANDTEFGLGASVWTEDRERGERVARRIDAGCVYVNQLTKSDPRVPFGGVKQSGYGRELSEAGMTEFVNRKTVWIE encoded by the coding sequence ATGGAGGTCGTCAACCCCGCCACCGGCGAGCGCATCGACACGTACGAGGAGGCCGGAGACGAGGCCGTCGAACGGACGCTGGCGGACGCCCACGCGGCCTTCGGGGCGTGGCGCGAGCGACCGTTGGCCGAGCGCGAGGAGCTGATCGAGGCGGCCGCCGAGGTGCTCCGCGACGGCAAACGCGAGTACGCCGAGCTGATGACCCGGGAGATGGGCAAGCCGGTCGCCCAGGCCGAGTCGGAGGTCGAGAAGTGCGCGTGGGTCTGCGACCACTACGCCGAACACGCCCACGCGTACCTCGAAGCCGACCACCACCCGAGCCCTCCGGGGACCGCGGTCAAGACCGTCCACGAGCCGCTGGGGGTCGTGCTGGCGGTGATGCCGTGGAACTTCCCGTTCTGGCAGGTGTTCCGCTTCCTCGCGCCGTATCTCACCGCCGGGAACGTCGGCGTGTTGAAACACGCCTCGAACGTCCCCGGCTGCGCCGAGGCCATCGAGGACGTGCTCCGACAGGCGGGCTACCCCGAGGGCGTCTTCCAGTCGCTGCTCGCGCCCTCCGATCTGGTCGACGACATCGTCGCCGACGACCGCGTCCGCGCTGCCACGTTGACGGGGAGCGGTCCGGCGGGTCGCGCCGTCGCCTCGGCGGCCGGCGACCAGCTGAAGAAGACGGTGCTGGAACTCGGCGGGAGCGACCCGTTCGTCGTCCTCGACGACGCCGACCTCGCCGACGCCGCCGAGACCGGCGCGTGGGCGCGCAACCTCAACGGCGGCCAGTCCTGCATCGCCGCCAAGCGCTTCGTCGTCCACACCGCCGTCTACGACGACTTCCTCGACGCCTTCGTCGACGAGGTCGAGTCGCTCGCCGTCGGCGACCCGATGGACGAGGACACCGAGGTCGGCCCGCAGGCCCGACAGGACCTCCTCGAAGCCCTCCACGAGCAGGTCGAGGCCAGCGTCGAGGCGGGCGCGACGGTCGTCACCGGGGGCGACCCCATCGAGCGCGAGGGGGCCTACTACCCGCCGACGGTCCTGACGGACGTGCCGGCGGGGTGTCCCGCCGACACTGAGGAGCTGTTCGGGCCGGTCGCGGCGGTCTACGAGGTCGACGGCGAGGCGGCGGCGGTCGAGCGGGCCAACGACACCGAGTTCGGGCTCGGCGCGAGCGTCTGGACCGAGGACCGCGAACGGGGCGAGCGCGTCGCCCGCCGGATCGACGCCGGCTGCGTCTACGTCAACCAGCTCACCAAGTCCGACCCGCGAGTCCCCTTCGGCGGCGTCAAACAGTCCGGCTACGGCCGCGAACTCTCCGAAGCCGGGATGACGGAGTTCGTCAACCGCAAGACCGTCTGGATCGAGTGA
- the purD gene encoding phosphoribosylamine--glycine ligase encodes MTETVLLVGGGGREHAVARALGDSDADLYACAGNRNPGIARLADGFESLDTTNPSAVTAYAREVDATLAVVGPEAPLAAGVADALDDAGVYAFGPREAEARIETDKAFQRRFMERHDIPGCPVFETFEDMDAACDFIDEFDGDLAVKPAGLTGGKGVRVTGDQITKAEAKEYVRDSSYERIVLEERLVGEEFTVQALVANGEVRVTPAVQDHKRAYEGDEGPNTGGMGSYSDSTLELPFMDEDDYMEAVDVLEAVVDALDGYKGVLYGQFMLTAEGIKVVEFNARFGDPEAMNTLPVLNTDFLDVLTAARDGDALPQLSFAPRATVCKYAVPDGYPTDPDSGARVTVDEESAAAAAEGTDGEALLYYASVDERDDGIYTTTSRSFAVVGLADTIEAAEAIAEDALAAAGDGVRIRHDIGKPDLVQQRVDHVAELRGE; translated from the coding sequence ATGACAGAGACAGTCCTGCTGGTGGGCGGCGGCGGTCGGGAGCACGCGGTCGCCCGCGCGCTCGGCGACTCGGACGCGGACCTCTACGCCTGCGCGGGCAACCGCAACCCGGGCATCGCCCGGCTCGCCGACGGCTTCGAATCGCTGGACACCACGAACCCCTCGGCGGTCACCGCCTACGCCCGCGAGGTTGACGCCACGCTCGCGGTCGTCGGCCCCGAGGCGCCGCTGGCCGCGGGCGTCGCCGACGCGCTGGACGACGCGGGCGTCTACGCTTTCGGCCCGCGGGAGGCCGAGGCCCGCATCGAGACGGACAAGGCCTTCCAGCGCCGCTTCATGGAGCGCCACGACATCCCCGGCTGCCCGGTCTTCGAGACCTTCGAGGACATGGACGCCGCCTGCGACTTTATCGACGAGTTCGACGGCGACCTCGCCGTCAAGCCCGCCGGCCTCACCGGCGGGAAGGGCGTCAGGGTCACCGGCGACCAGATCACCAAGGCGGAGGCCAAGGAGTACGTCCGCGACTCCTCCTACGAACGGATCGTCCTCGAAGAGCGGCTGGTCGGCGAGGAGTTCACCGTCCAGGCGCTCGTCGCCAACGGCGAGGTGCGCGTGACGCCGGCCGTCCAGGACCACAAGCGCGCTTACGAGGGCGACGAGGGGCCCAACACCGGCGGGATGGGCAGCTACTCCGATTCGACCCTCGAACTCCCGTTCATGGACGAGGACGACTACATGGAGGCCGTCGACGTGCTGGAGGCGGTCGTCGACGCGCTGGACGGCTACAAGGGCGTCCTCTACGGCCAGTTCATGCTCACCGCGGAGGGCATCAAGGTCGTCGAGTTCAACGCCCGCTTCGGCGACCCCGAGGCGATGAACACGCTTCCCGTCCTGAACACGGACTTCCTCGACGTGCTGACGGCAGCGCGCGACGGCGACGCGCTCCCCCAGCTATCGTTCGCCCCGCGGGCGACCGTCTGCAAGTACGCCGTCCCCGACGGGTACCCGACCGACCCCGACAGCGGTGCCCGTGTCACCGTCGACGAGGAGAGCGCCGCCGCCGCGGCCGAAGGGACCGACGGCGAGGCGCTGCTGTACTACGCTTCGGTCGACGAGCGCGACGACGGCATCTACACGACCACCTCGCGGTCGTTCGCGGTCGTCGGACTCGCGGACACGATCGAGGCCGCCGAAGCGATCGCCGAGGACGCGCTCGCGGCCGCCGGCGACGGCGTCCGCATCCGCCACGACATCGGCAAGCCCGACCTCGTTCAGCAGCGGGTCGACCACGTCGCCGAACTCCGCGGCGAGTGA
- a CDS encoding plastocyanin/azurin family copper-binding protein, with amino-acid sequence MATVGAFAGCSTETSGDGGDGGDGGDGGDGASEGTPSWPSYLDDAQGDTSQDARGESEVTVAVGPDGNFVYDPVHLRVDSGTTVNFEFESPTHNVKPESQPDGGSLDGTEGGEMDTVDQGETYSVTLETTGVYTYYCGPHQGTGMKGGISVE; translated from the coding sequence ATGGCGACCGTAGGCGCCTTCGCAGGGTGTTCGACGGAGACGAGTGGCGACGGAGGCGATGGCGGTGACGGCGGTGACGGCGGTGACGGTGCCAGCGAGGGGACGCCCTCCTGGCCCTCGTACCTCGACGACGCGCAGGGCGACACCAGTCAGGACGCACGGGGAGAGAGCGAGGTCACGGTCGCAGTCGGGCCGGACGGCAATTTCGTGTACGATCCCGTCCACCTCCGCGTCGACTCGGGGACGACGGTGAACTTCGAGTTCGAATCCCCCACGCACAACGTCAAGCCCGAGAGCCAGCCCGACGGCGGTTCTCTCGACGGCACGGAGGGCGGCGAGATGGATACGGTCGACCAGGGCGAGACGTACTCGGTCACGCTGGAGACGACCGGCGTCTACACGTACTACTGCGGTCCGCACCAGGGGACCGGAATGAAAGGCGGCATATCCGTCGAGTAA
- a CDS encoding zinc ribbon domain-containing protein, with protein sequence MVDPGDRDGARDDGESNGGGADAAEPGVEADGEAFPCPDCGDPLPADARFCPRCATPIGEDGEVVDLSELDGRFEEDPTELLSVEAGERRASGRVMVVAGLAVALPLAPLALFLVNTVRALSIWGAVLVFLGGWLAPAAYLARARVPAEAFARSCYLVAAGTALIPAGLRFGGNGIAAGDLSVSVALVTAVALLVAGLAVLLGTFMRRQASRRVTGDLRAFEEARPDSEDTGEN encoded by the coding sequence ATGGTAGATCCGGGGGACCGCGACGGCGCCCGCGACGACGGTGAGTCGAACGGCGGCGGCGCGGACGCCGCGGAACCCGGTGTCGAGGCCGACGGCGAGGCGTTCCCCTGCCCCGACTGCGGCGACCCGCTGCCGGCGGACGCGCGCTTTTGCCCCCGCTGTGCGACGCCCATCGGCGAGGACGGCGAGGTCGTCGACCTCTCGGAACTCGACGGCCGCTTCGAGGAGGACCCGACGGAACTGCTGTCCGTCGAGGCCGGCGAGCGGCGGGCGTCGGGACGGGTCATGGTCGTCGCCGGCCTCGCGGTCGCGCTCCCGCTCGCGCCGCTGGCGCTCTTTCTCGTCAACACGGTTCGGGCGCTGTCGATATGGGGAGCGGTGCTGGTCTTCCTCGGCGGGTGGCTCGCGCCGGCCGCGTACCTCGCTCGGGCCCGCGTCCCCGCGGAGGCGTTCGCGCGGAGCTGCTACCTCGTCGCCGCCGGCACCGCGCTGATCCCGGCCGGCCTGCGCTTCGGCGGGAACGGCATCGCGGCGGGCGACCTCTCGGTGTCGGTCGCGCTCGTCACCGCCGTCGCCCTGCTCGTCGCGGGGCTGGCCGTCCTGCTGGGGACGTTCATGCGCCGCCAGGCGAGCCGGCGAGTCACCGGCGACCTGCGGGCGTTCGAGGAGGCCCGGCCCGACTCGGAGGACACCGGCGAGAACTGA
- a CDS encoding PLP-dependent cysteine synthase family protein, whose product MNSSILDTIGSPLVEVDAPEGATLAAKVESFNPGGSAKDRPAKGMVEAAERDGTLAEGDTIVEPTSGNTGIGLAMVGAAKGYDVTLVMPASKSPERRQIMRAYGAEIELVDGDISAAKDRADELESEGEYVQLRQFDNRANPEAHYRSTGPEILDQVGDREIDAFVAGVGTGGTISGIGRRLREAFPEMDVVAVEPADNAVLSTGEAGDDDFQGMGPGFVSDNLDRELLDGVETVDLDAAEAECRRLAREEGIFVGQSSGGTNLAAKRVAERLVEEGVADPLVVTVYWDSGERYMSTGMFD is encoded by the coding sequence GTGAATTCGAGCATCCTGGACACCATCGGGTCGCCGCTGGTCGAGGTCGACGCCCCGGAGGGGGCGACGCTCGCGGCGAAAGTCGAATCGTTCAACCCGGGCGGGTCGGCCAAGGACCGACCGGCGAAGGGGATGGTCGAAGCCGCCGAGCGCGACGGTACCCTCGCCGAGGGCGACACCATCGTCGAGCCCACGAGCGGCAACACCGGCATCGGGCTGGCCATGGTGGGCGCCGCGAAGGGCTACGACGTGACGCTGGTCATGCCCGCCTCGAAGTCGCCCGAGCGGCGCCAGATCATGCGGGCCTACGGCGCCGAGATCGAACTCGTCGACGGCGACATCTCCGCGGCCAAGGACCGCGCCGACGAACTCGAATCTGAAGGGGAGTACGTCCAGCTCCGCCAGTTCGACAACCGCGCCAACCCCGAGGCGCACTACCGGTCGACCGGTCCCGAGATCCTCGACCAGGTGGGCGACCGCGAGATCGACGCGTTCGTCGCCGGCGTCGGCACCGGCGGCACGATCTCCGGCATCGGCCGTCGCTTGCGCGAGGCGTTCCCCGAGATGGATGTCGTCGCCGTCGAACCCGCCGACAACGCCGTCCTCTCGACGGGCGAGGCCGGCGACGACGACTTCCAGGGGATGGGGCCGGGGTTCGTCAGCGACAACCTCGACCGCGAGTTGCTCGACGGCGTGGAGACGGTCGACCTCGACGCCGCCGAGGCGGAGTGTCGGCGCCTCGCCCGCGAGGAAGGGATCTTCGTCGGGCAGTCCTCCGGCGGGACGAACCTCGCCGCGAAGCGCGTGGCCGAGCGCCTGGTCGAGGAGGGCGTGGCGGACCCGCTCGTCGTCACCGTCTACTGGGACAGCGGCGAGCGCTACATGTCGACCGGGATGTTCGACTGA
- a CDS encoding MutS-related protein has product MRLEDYWGIGPKTRDLLADELGVERAVEAIETADTRALVAAGLSQGRATRILRRAQGGEAMDVLATRDTREVYKEILDLAGEYALTEDAASRIRILTPLGSRDEMAERIDRILEAREAWTALDDETRATVEAAFEEGAAGGELAAVRTALALAEAGVSEGVFEPVAELDDAVLDDAAAALAGLSGDDGRIGGGADDRLDSLRATLASVEDMAATPESVAEEVQSGARGADDFRETLVRHVTSETDVDVARVREAMPGEATDAGDFVAETLRALAGDLRTAVEEREAEVADRLEDTLESARGEVDAAVAAVDDVALYVSLARFADEFDLGRPTFVDRETVAVENARNLSLVAGGVPVQSVTYGIGDHDLDVEAASAPPRDHRVAVLTGANSGGKTTLLETLCQVQLLAQMGLPVPADSAEVGVVDAVVFHRRHASFNAGVLESTLRSVVPPLTDEGRTLMLVDEFEAITEPGSAADLLHGLVRLSVDRSALGVFVTHLADDLEPLPPEARVDGIFAEGLTPDLDLEVDYQPRFETVGRSTPEFIVSRLVANAGDRGERAGFEMLAEAVGEEAVQRTLSDARWSP; this is encoded by the coding sequence ATGCGACTGGAGGACTACTGGGGGATCGGGCCGAAGACCCGGGATCTCCTGGCCGACGAACTGGGCGTCGAGCGGGCGGTCGAGGCCATCGAGACCGCCGACACTCGCGCGCTGGTCGCGGCCGGGCTCTCGCAGGGACGGGCGACGCGCATCCTCCGGCGGGCCCAGGGCGGCGAGGCGATGGACGTCCTCGCCACGCGGGACACCCGCGAGGTGTACAAGGAGATCCTCGACCTGGCCGGCGAGTACGCGCTGACCGAGGACGCCGCCAGTCGGATCCGTATCCTCACACCGCTGGGCTCCCGCGATGAGATGGCCGAGCGCATCGACCGGATCCTCGAAGCCCGCGAGGCCTGGACCGCCCTCGACGACGAGACCCGGGCGACTGTCGAGGCGGCCTTCGAAGAGGGCGCCGCGGGCGGCGAACTCGCGGCGGTCAGGACCGCGCTCGCGCTCGCCGAGGCGGGCGTCTCCGAGGGCGTCTTCGAACCGGTCGCCGAACTGGACGACGCGGTGCTGGACGACGCCGCGGCTGCACTCGCGGGCCTCAGCGGCGACGACGGCCGCATCGGCGGGGGGGCCGACGACCGACTCGACTCGCTGCGGGCGACGCTCGCGAGCGTCGAGGACATGGCCGCCACGCCCGAGAGCGTCGCCGAGGAAGTCCAGTCCGGCGCGCGCGGTGCCGACGACTTCCGGGAGACGCTCGTGCGCCACGTGACGAGCGAGACGGACGTGGACGTGGCGCGCGTCCGCGAGGCGATGCCGGGCGAGGCGACCGACGCGGGCGACTTCGTGGCCGAGACGTTGCGGGCGCTCGCGGGGGACCTGCGGACCGCCGTCGAAGAGCGCGAGGCCGAGGTGGCCGACCGGCTCGAAGACACGCTCGAATCGGCCCGCGGGGAGGTCGACGCGGCGGTCGCGGCCGTCGACGACGTGGCGCTGTACGTCTCGCTGGCGCGGTTCGCCGACGAGTTCGACCTCGGGCGGCCGACCTTCGTCGACCGCGAGACGGTCGCCGTCGAGAACGCGCGGAACCTCTCGCTGGTCGCGGGGGGCGTCCCGGTCCAGTCGGTCACCTACGGTATCGGCGACCACGACCTCGACGTGGAAGCGGCCTCGGCGCCGCCGCGGGACCACCGCGTCGCGGTGCTCACCGGTGCCAACAGCGGGGGGAAGACCACCCTGCTGGAGACGCTGTGTCAGGTGCAACTGCTCGCCCAGATGGGGCTGCCGGTCCCCGCGGACTCGGCCGAGGTCGGCGTGGTCGACGCCGTGGTCTTCCACCGCCGCCACGCCAGCTTCAACGCGGGCGTCCTGGAGTCGACGCTGCGCTCCGTCGTCCCGCCGCTGACCGACGAGGGTCGGACGCTGATGCTCGTCGACGAGTTCGAGGCGATCACCGAACCGGGCAGCGCCGCGGACCTGCTCCACGGGCTCGTCCGTCTGAGCGTCGACCGCAGCGCGCTGGGCGTGTTCGTCACCCACCTCGCCGACGACCTCGAACCGCTGCCGCCCGAAGCGCGCGTCGACGGCATCTTCGCAGAGGGGCTGACTCCCGACCTCGATCTGGAGGTCGACTACCAGCCCCGCTTCGAGACCGTCGGGCGGTCGACGCCGGAGTTCATCGTCTCCCGGCTGGTCGCCAACGCCGGCGACCGCGGCGAGCGCGCCGGTTTCGAGATGCTCGCCGAAGCCGTCGGGGAGGAGGCCGTCCAGCGGACCCTCTCGGACGCCCGCTGGTCGCCCTGA
- a CDS encoding DUF488 family protein, N3 subclade gives MSGAVTETYAAALQHDIADLSEEATRVGVVRRPTGWFGALVDENRPELGPPESLLSETKDRQEALRRQGLCDEEAHNAAWAETDFETRYRDYLATDEAAGDALADLAERVRAGESVALVCFEGDSKRCHRRILDDVVRERAASPAE, from the coding sequence GTGTCCGGGGCCGTCACGGAGACCTACGCCGCGGCGCTCCAGCACGACATCGCCGACCTGTCCGAGGAGGCGACACGGGTCGGCGTCGTCCGCCGGCCGACCGGCTGGTTCGGGGCGCTCGTCGACGAGAACCGGCCCGAACTCGGGCCGCCGGAGTCGCTGCTCTCCGAGACGAAAGACCGCCAGGAAGCCCTCCGGCGCCAGGGGCTGTGCGACGAGGAAGCGCACAACGCCGCCTGGGCGGAGACGGACTTCGAGACGCGCTATCGCGACTACCTCGCGACGGACGAGGCCGCTGGCGACGCGCTCGCCGACCTCGCCGAGCGGGTGCGAGCGGGAGAATCCGTCGCGCTCGTCTGTTTCGAGGGTGACTCCAAGCGGTGTCACCGGCGGATCCTCGACGACGTGGTCCGCGAGCGGGCGGCGAGCCCCGCGGAGTGA
- a CDS encoding thioredoxin domain-containing protein: MTDADPTARNRLDEEESPYLRQHADNPVDWQPWDEAALAAAEEQDKPIFLSIGYAACHWCHVMEAESFEDEGIAELLNEQFVPIKVDREERPDIDSIYMSICQQVSGRGGWPLNAWLTPEGEPFYVGTYFPPEPKRGTPGFRQLLEDISESWADPEQREEMESRARQWTEAIADDLESTPDGPGDAPDEDVLDATASAALRGADREFGGWGKGQKFPQPGRLRVLMRAHRAGGRDDYREVVAETLDAMGDGGLYDHVGGGFHRYTTDREWVVPHFEKMLYDNAELARVFLTGYQFTGRERYRETARETLEFVERELTHPDGGFYSTLDAESEVATDGSDLGTASGERSDPRAADQTDGSDHDTGERGAERPASEDESGDREEGAFYVWTPDGVDDAVAEYGPEHGIPGEQTGLAAEIFRERYGVTATGNFEDGTTVLTRSASVESLADDYELSTEDAEGLLDSAKAAVFEAREARPRPPRDEKVLAGWNGLMVSAYAEAAIVDDDAWAEPAVDALAFAREHLWDADSGRLSRRFKDGNVDIRGYLEDYAFLARGAFDTYGATGEVEHLAFAVDLARTIEAEFWDESEETLYFTPQSGESLVARPQELADQSTPSSAGVAAELLLSLDPFVDHDRFESVASGVLATHGGRVESNPQQHPSLALAADTYRSGAHELTLAAESMPRSWRETLADTYVPRRLLAPRPATDDALAAWLDALELTAAPPVWASRAGRDGEPTVYACRSRTCSPPTHDLSEALDWFQD, encoded by the coding sequence ATGACCGACGCCGACCCCACCGCCCGCAACCGCCTCGACGAGGAGGAGAGCCCCTATCTCCGCCAGCACGCCGACAACCCCGTCGACTGGCAGCCCTGGGACGAGGCGGCCCTAGCGGCCGCCGAGGAGCAGGACAAGCCCATCTTCCTCTCTATCGGCTACGCCGCCTGCCACTGGTGTCACGTCATGGAGGCGGAGAGCTTCGAGGACGAGGGGATCGCCGAGCTGCTCAACGAACAGTTCGTCCCGATCAAGGTCGACCGCGAGGAGCGCCCGGACATCGACTCCATCTACATGAGCATCTGCCAGCAGGTCAGCGGCCGCGGCGGCTGGCCGCTCAACGCCTGGCTCACGCCCGAGGGCGAGCCCTTCTACGTCGGCACCTACTTCCCACCCGAACCCAAGCGCGGCACGCCCGGCTTCCGCCAGCTGCTCGAAGACATCTCCGAGTCGTGGGCCGACCCCGAGCAGCGCGAGGAGATGGAGTCCCGCGCCCGCCAGTGGACCGAAGCGATCGCCGACGATCTGGAGTCGACGCCCGACGGGCCCGGCGACGCCCCCGACGAGGACGTGCTCGACGCGACCGCGAGCGCCGCCCTCCGCGGCGCCGACCGGGAGTTCGGCGGCTGGGGCAAGGGCCAGAAGTTCCCCCAGCCGGGCCGCCTGCGCGTGCTGATGCGCGCCCACCGCGCGGGCGGCCGGGACGACTACCGCGAGGTCGTCGCGGAGACGCTCGACGCGATGGGCGACGGCGGCCTCTACGACCACGTCGGCGGCGGGTTTCACCGCTACACCACCGACCGGGAGTGGGTCGTCCCCCACTTCGAGAAGATGCTCTACGACAACGCCGAACTCGCCCGCGTCTTCCTGACCGGCTACCAGTTCACCGGCCGCGAGCGCTACCGCGAGACGGCGCGCGAGACGCTGGAGTTCGTCGAGCGCGAGCTCACCCATCCCGACGGCGGCTTCTACAGCACGCTCGACGCCGAGAGCGAGGTCGCGACCGACGGGAGCGACCTCGGAACGGCGAGCGGGGAGCGAAGCGACCCGCGAGCAGCGGACCAGACCGACGGGAGCGACCACGACACGGGCGAGCGGGGAGCGGAGCGACCCGCGAGCGAAGACGAGAGTGGGGACCGCGAGGAGGGCGCCTTCTACGTCTGGACGCCCGACGGGGTCGACGACGCGGTCGCCGAGTACGGGCCCGAACACGGGATCCCCGGCGAGCAGACCGGACTGGCCGCCGAAATCTTCCGCGAGCGCTACGGCGTCACCGCGACCGGAAACTTCGAGGACGGGACGACGGTCCTCACTCGCAGCGCGAGCGTCGAGTCGCTCGCCGACGACTACGAGCTCTCGACCGAGGACGCCGAGGGCCTGCTCGACTCGGCGAAAGCCGCCGTCTTCGAAGCACGGGAAGCGCGCCCCCGTCCGCCCCGCGACGAGAAGGTGCTGGCCGGCTGGAACGGGCTGATGGTCTCGGCGTACGCCGAGGCCGCCATCGTCGACGACGACGCCTGGGCCGAACCGGCGGTCGACGCGCTCGCCTTCGCCCGCGAACACCTGTGGGACGCCGATTCGGGGCGTCTCTCCCGGCGGTTCAAGGACGGAAACGTGGACATCCGGGGGTATCTGGAGGACTACGCGTTCCTCGCCCGCGGCGCGTTCGACACCTACGGGGCGACCGGCGAGGTCGAGCACCTCGCGTTCGCCGTCGACCTCGCGCGGACCATCGAGGCGGAGTTCTGGGACGAGTCCGAGGAGACGCTGTATTTCACCCCCCAGAGCGGCGAGTCGCTGGTCGCGCGTCCGCAGGAACTGGCCGACCAGTCGACGCCGTCGAGCGCGGGCGTGGCGGCCGAACTCCTGCTATCGCTGGACCCGTTCGTCGACCACGACCGCTTCGAGTCGGTCGCGAGCGGGGTCCTGGCCACCCACGGCGGCCGAGTCGAGTCGAACCCCCAGCAGCACCCGTCGCTCGCGCTCGCCGCCGATACCTACCGCTCGGGCGCCCACGAGCTCACCCTCGCCGCGGAGTCGATGCCCCGGTCCTGGCGCGAGACGCTGGCCGACACCTACGTCCCGCGGCGGCTGCTCGCGCCGCGACCGGCGACGGACGACGCGCTCGCGGCGTGGCTCGACGCGCTCGAACTGACCGCCGCACCGCCCGTCTGGGCGAGTCGAGCGGGTCGCGACGGCGAGCCGACGGTGTACGCCTGCCGGTCGCGGACCTGCTCGCCGCCGACCCACGACCTGAGCGAGGCGCTGGACTGGTTTCAGGACTGA
- a CDS encoding TlpA family protein disulfide reductase, which translates to MSLETMDPNPVWTEEAYAETVDVLAALGDEVTYKVWGGDWCIDCRSQLPDFGAALDAAGVPDYRIEEYAVEKEDDGTKVGPKVEEYDIEYIPTVVVERDGEEVARFVEEEPVPIAVYLGRELEHLASS; encoded by the coding sequence ATGTCACTGGAGACCATGGACCCGAACCCGGTGTGGACCGAGGAGGCATACGCCGAGACCGTCGACGTGCTCGCGGCGCTGGGCGACGAGGTCACCTACAAGGTCTGGGGGGGCGACTGGTGTATCGACTGCCGGTCGCAACTCCCGGATTTCGGCGCGGCGCTCGACGCCGCGGGCGTCCCCGACTACCGGATCGAGGAGTACGCCGTCGAGAAAGAAGACGACGGCACGAAGGTCGGCCCGAAGGTCGAGGAGTACGACATCGAGTACATCCCGACCGTCGTCGTCGAGCGCGACGGCGAGGAGGTCGCCCGCTTCGTCGAGGAGGAACCGGTCCCTATCGCCGTCTACCTCGGTCGCGAACTCGAACACCTGGCCTCCAGTTGA